In Bacillus sp. Cs-700, one genomic interval encodes:
- a CDS encoding iron-containing alcohol dehydrogenase → MEQFAVFRTPQTILYGRDSFQQVGAEAILRGNKALIVSDHVMMNLGYVTECQKLLKQAGVASECYTGVESEPTDEYVSEALVHLRETSCEMVISLGGGSCIDTAKAIAVLATNGGYIGDYRANSKKAVNASLPHLAIPTTAGTGSEATDVTVITNTTTQVKMMIKQPAFMPTVAIVDPRLSVSSPPHVTAATGIDALSHAIEAYLSKKAHPMTDTFALSAMKQLVDQIEIAYSDGENLEAREAMSLGALQAGMAFTNASVCLVHGMSRPIGALFHVPHGYSNAMLLPVVLDYSKASCTDRLAELGRLFQPGIQSNEEAADVAVASVKRLCAALNIPNLKEWGIDETAFNKKVSKMAADALDSGSPAQNPRLPKQAELEELYKHSYNYQFTSEANIR, encoded by the coding sequence GTGGAACAGTTTGCTGTTTTTCGAACACCTCAAACGATTCTCTATGGAAGAGATTCGTTTCAACAAGTTGGTGCGGAAGCCATTTTACGTGGAAATAAAGCGCTCATTGTAAGTGATCACGTGATGATGAATCTCGGCTATGTGACTGAATGTCAGAAGCTCTTGAAGCAAGCGGGAGTAGCGAGTGAGTGCTACACGGGTGTTGAATCTGAACCGACGGACGAATATGTTTCTGAAGCGCTCGTGCATCTTCGTGAAACGAGCTGTGAAATGGTCATTTCACTTGGCGGAGGAAGCTGTATCGATACGGCGAAAGCCATTGCGGTCCTTGCGACAAATGGAGGATACATAGGTGACTATCGCGCAAATAGTAAGAAGGCTGTAAATGCTTCGCTTCCGCATCTTGCTATTCCTACAACGGCGGGGACGGGATCAGAAGCAACGGACGTGACTGTAATTACGAATACAACGACTCAGGTAAAAATGATGATCAAGCAACCGGCCTTTATGCCAACAGTAGCGATCGTAGATCCACGTCTTTCTGTTTCATCTCCACCTCATGTGACTGCAGCAACAGGGATTGATGCGCTTAGCCATGCGATCGAAGCGTATTTATCAAAAAAAGCCCATCCGATGACAGATACGTTTGCTTTATCAGCTATGAAGCAACTTGTCGATCAAATTGAGATCGCTTACAGTGATGGGGAGAATCTAGAGGCGCGAGAGGCGATGAGTTTAGGCGCCCTTCAAGCGGGAATGGCTTTTACAAATGCATCGGTCTGTCTTGTTCACGGCATGTCACGTCCGATCGGAGCGCTCTTCCACGTGCCGCATGGCTATTCAAATGCGATGTTACTTCCTGTAGTTCTCGATTATAGCAAAGCTTCCTGTACGGATCGTCTTGCTGAGCTTGGACGTCTGTTTCAGCCGGGGATCCAATCGAATGAAGAAGCGGCAGACGTCGCGGTAGCATCTGTAAAAAGGCTCTGCGCGGCCCTGAACATTCCAAATTTAAAAGAGTGGGGAATTGATGAGACGGCGTTTAACAAGAAGGTGAGTAAAATGGCAGCTGATGCGTTAGATAGTGGAAGTCCGGCACAAAACCCACGCTTACCAAAACAAGCTGAATTAGAAGAATTATATAAACATAGCTATAACTATCAGTTTACAAGTGAAGCAAACATACGATAA